A single genomic interval of Labeo rohita strain BAU-BD-2019 chromosome 13, IGBB_LRoh.1.0, whole genome shotgun sequence harbors:
- the chata gene encoding choline O-acetyltransferase — translation MPVLKREQARDTGDANGLPKLPVPPLQQTLDMYLKCMSHLIPEEQFKKTKEIVEKFGAPGGIGEFLQKKLLERSVQKANWVYDYWLEDMYLSNRLALPVNSSPVMVFPKQNFRSQSDTLRFAAHLISGVLEYKSLIDGRALPVDYARGQLAGTPLCMDQYNKVFTSYRLPGPKLDTLVAQKSTVMPEPEHIIVACKNQFFVLDVVINFRRLNEKDLYTQLERIRKMADIEEERLPPIGLLTSDGRTQWAEARSVLIKDSTNRDSLDMIERCLCLVCLDEPSGTELTDSNRALLMLHGGGTDKNGGNRWYDKPMQFVIGADGCCGVVCEHSPFEGIVLVQCTEYLLRYMRGSPSKLVRAASMSELPAPRRLRWKCSPDIQTFLTASADKLQRLVKNLDMNVNKFTGYGKEFIKRQKMSPDAYVQVALQFTFYRCHGHLVPTYESASIRRFQEGRVDNIRSSTPEALAFVKAMANSSKITDAEKMELLWTAIKAQTNYTILAITGMAIDNHLLGLREIAKELKLEKPELFSDTTYATSIHFILSTSQVPTIEEMFCCYGPVVPNGYGACYNPQKDHIIFCVSSFRESAETSSDLFVKTLEGCLKEMQDLCLKCNTEAKPADSTEKMDGTAKVMKNGSKS, via the exons GCAGCAAACACTGGACATGTATCTGAAGTGCATGAGCCACCTCATACCAGAGGAGCAGTTCAAAAAGACAAAGGAAATTGTAGAGAAATTTGGAGCACCTGGCGGGATAGGAGAATTTCTTCAGAAAAAGCTACTGGAGAGAAGCGTACAGAAGGCCAATTGG GTGTATGACTACTGGCTTGAAGACATGTATTTGAGCAACAGATTAGCACTACCTGTCAACTCCAGTCCTGTGATGGTCTTTCCCAAGCAGAACTTCAGGAGTCAAAGTGACACCCTCAG ATTTGCTGCCCATCTCATTTCTGGTGTATTAGAGTATAAATCTCTTATAGATGG ACGTGCCCTCCCTGTAGACTACGCTCGTGGGCAGCTGGCTGGGACGCCCCTGTGTATGGATCAGTACAACAAAGTCTTCACCTCTTACCGTCTGCCAGGGCCAAAACTTGACACTTTAGTGGCTCAGAAGAGCACAGTTATGCCCGAACCCGAACATATAATAGTGGCTTGTAAGAATCAG TTTTTTGTTCTCGACGTGGTGATAAACTTTCGTCGGTTGAATGAAAAAGACCTTTACACTCAGCTGGAGCGCATCAGAAAGATGGCAGACATTGAAGAGGAGCGTCTGCCTCCGATCGGTCTGCTCACATCAGATGGCAGAACACAGTGGGCCGAGGCTCGCAGCGTGCTGATCAAAG ATTCTACCAACAGGGACTCTCTAGACATGATTGAGCGCTGTCTGTGTCTGGTGTGTTTGGACGAGCCGTCTGGCACTGAACTGACTGATAGCAACCGAGCTTTACTGATGCTCCACGGAGGGGGTACGGACAAAAATGGGGGCAACCGCTGGTATGACAAGCCCATGCag TTTGTAATAGGTGCAGATGGATGCTGTGGCGTAGTATGTGAACACTCACCTTTTGAGGGAATAGTGCTTGTGCAATGTACAGAATATCTACTGAGATACAT GAGAGGAAGCCCTTCTAAGCTGGTGAGGGCAGCCAGCATGAGTGAGCTTCCTGCCCCCAGGCGACTGCGCTGGAAATGCTCGCCAGATATCCAAACGTTCCTCACGGCCTCAGCAGACAAACTGCAGAG ACTTGTGAAAAATCTGGATATGAATGTCAACAAATTCACTGGTTATGGCAAGGAGTTTATCAAGAGACAGAAAATGAGCCCTGATGCTTATGTTCAAGTTGCCCTCCAGTTTACATTTTACAG ATGTCATGGACATCTAGTGCCCACCTATGAAAGTGCATCGATACGCCGCTTTCAAGAGGGACGAGTTGACAACATTCGCTCCTCCACACCTGAGGCCTTAGCATTTGTGAAAGCTATGGCCAATAGCTCCAAAATCACT gatgCTGAGAAAATGGAGTTGCTTTGGACTGCCATTAAAGCCCAAACCAATTATACAATTCTA GCAATCACTGGGATGGCAATAGACAATCACTTGCTGGGGCTGCGAGAGATTGCCAAGGAGCTGAAACTAGAAAAACCAGAGCTGTTTTCTGATACAACCTATGCCACCAGCATCCACTTCATTCTCTCCACAAGCCAG GTTCCTACCATTGAGGAGATGTTCTGCTGCTATGGTCCTGTCGTCCCTAATGGCTACGGAGCCTGCTACAATCCTCAGAAGGACCACATCATCTTCTGCGTGTCAAGCTTCCGTGAAAGTGCCGAGACCAGCTCAGATTTGTTTGTGAAGACTCTTGAGGGGTGCCTGAAGGAAATGCAAGATCTATGCCTAAAATGCAACACTGAAGCTAAACCAGCTGACTCCACAGAAAAGATGGACGGAACAGCCAAGGTAATGAAGAACGGAAGCAAGTCATAG